From Pseudomonas sp. StFLB209, a single genomic window includes:
- a CDS encoding Gfo/Idh/MocA family protein gives MQRLGLGLIGTGFMGRAHALAFQHAGSVFDLPLQVDCVALADADPARAADCARAWGFQQAMGWEALINDPNVDLVAITTPNLLHHPMAMAALAAGKAVYCEKPLAATLAEATQMRDAARAAGVVTRVGYNYLQNPMLGLARELIASGELGEIVGYSGEFSEDFMADPQAPFGWRCETRQAGGALADLGSHILSLSRFLLGEVDSLCADLHTVHAQRPSANGPRQVEVDDQAHILMRFANGARGTLTTSWLRHGRKNRLCFEVTGTRGTLVYDQERLNELRLYQPGSRVETSGFRTLLAGPQLPGYAAFCPAPGHQLGYNELKTLEVHGLLQAMAGQPGSAGVDFQEAWEVERLAEAARRSAQEQRWVKVGVVG, from the coding sequence ATGCAAAGACTCGGTCTTGGCCTGATCGGCACCGGATTCATGGGGCGCGCCCACGCCCTGGCGTTTCAACATGCAGGTTCGGTGTTCGACCTGCCCCTGCAGGTCGATTGTGTGGCGCTGGCCGACGCTGACCCGGCACGGGCCGCCGACTGCGCGCGGGCCTGGGGCTTCCAGCAGGCGATGGGCTGGGAGGCGTTGATCAATGATCCGAATGTCGATCTGGTGGCGATCACCACGCCTAACCTGCTGCATCATCCGATGGCCATGGCGGCGCTGGCCGCAGGCAAGGCGGTGTACTGCGAAAAACCGCTGGCCGCGACCCTGGCAGAGGCCACCCAGATGCGCGATGCCGCCCGCGCTGCCGGTGTGGTCACCCGTGTCGGTTACAACTACCTGCAAAACCCCATGCTCGGCCTGGCCCGTGAACTGATTGCCAGTGGTGAGCTGGGCGAAATCGTCGGCTACAGCGGCGAATTCAGCGAAGACTTCATGGCCGACCCACAGGCTCCATTCGGCTGGCGCTGCGAAACTCGCCAGGCCGGTGGAGCGCTGGCCGACCTTGGCAGCCATATCCTGTCACTGTCGCGCTTTCTGCTCGGTGAGGTCGACAGCCTTTGCGCCGACCTGCACACCGTGCATGCCCAGCGGCCTTCGGCCAATGGGCCGCGCCAGGTTGAGGTCGATGATCAGGCACATATCCTGATGCGTTTTGCCAACGGCGCACGTGGCACGCTGACGACCAGTTGGCTGCGCCATGGGCGCAAGAACCGGCTGTGCTTCGAAGTCACCGGTACGCGGGGCACGCTGGTCTATGACCAGGAGCGGCTCAACGAACTGCGTCTCTACCAGCCCGGCTCACGGGTCGAAACCAGCGGCTTTCGTACCTTGCTGGCCGGACCGCAATTGCCTGGCTACGCAGCGTTCTGCCCGGCCCCAGGGCATCAGCTTGGCTATAACGAACTCAAGACCTTGGAAGTACATGGCTTGCTGCAAGCCATGGCCGGTCAGCCGGGCAGCGCAGGGGTGGACTTTCAGGAAGCGTGGGAGGTCGAACGACTGGCAGAAGCGGCGCGCCGATCAGCCCAAGAGCAGCGTTGGGTGAAGGTGGGGGTGGTGGGTTGA
- a CDS encoding ABC transporter permease: MTAVSDKKTLETSAPRRRRRMPTELGILLVLFGIGLAFEAFGWVIRDQSFLMNSQRLVLMILQVSVIGLLAIGVTQVIITTGIDLSSGSVLALSAMVAASLAQTSDFGRAVFPSLTDMPVWVPVMAGLFVGLLAGAVNGSLIAITGIPPFIVTLGMMVSARGLARYYTEGQPVSMLSDSYTAIGNGAMPVIIFLVVAVIFHVALRYTKYGKYTYAIGGNMQAARISGINVKRHLVIVYSIAGLLAGLAGVVASARAATGQAGMGMSYELDAIAAAVIGGTSLAGGVGRITGTVIGALILGVMASGFTFLGVDAYIQDIIKGVIIVVAVIVDQYRNKRKAKR, encoded by the coding sequence ATGACTGCCGTCTCCGACAAGAAGACCCTGGAAACATCCGCTCCACGCCGCCGGCGGCGCATGCCCACCGAATTGGGTATTTTGCTTGTACTGTTCGGTATTGGCCTGGCCTTTGAAGCGTTCGGCTGGGTGATTCGCGACCAGAGCTTTTTGATGAACTCTCAGCGCCTGGTGCTGATGATCCTGCAAGTCTCGGTGATCGGCCTGCTGGCCATTGGGGTTACCCAAGTGATTATCACCACCGGTATCGACCTGTCCTCCGGCTCGGTGCTGGCGTTGTCAGCGATGGTCGCTGCCAGTCTGGCGCAAACCTCTGATTTTGGCCGGGCGGTGTTTCCTTCGCTGACCGACATGCCGGTCTGGGTGCCGGTCATGGCGGGCCTGTTCGTCGGGCTGCTCGCCGGTGCGGTGAACGGCAGCCTGATTGCCATTACCGGCATCCCGCCTTTTATCGTCACCCTCGGCATGATGGTCTCGGCCCGTGGCCTGGCCCGTTACTACACCGAAGGTCAGCCGGTCAGCATGCTTTCAGACAGCTATACCGCGATCGGCAACGGCGCTATGCCGGTGATTATCTTCCTGGTGGTGGCAGTGATTTTCCATGTCGCCCTGCGCTATACCAAATACGGCAAGTACACCTACGCGATTGGCGGCAACATGCAGGCCGCGCGCATTTCCGGGATCAACGTCAAACGCCATCTGGTCATCGTTTACAGCATCGCCGGTCTGCTGGCGGGGCTGGCCGGGGTGGTGGCTTCGGCACGTGCCGCCACCGGCCAGGCCGGCATGGGCATGTCCTACGAGCTGGACGCGATCGCCGCTGCGGTGATCGGCGGGACCAGTTTGGCGGGCGGCGTGGGCCGTATCACCGGTACGGTAATCGGCGCGTTGATCCTTGGCGTGATGGCCAGCGGCTTCACCTTCCTCGGCGTGGACGCTTACATTCAGGACATCATCAAGGGCGTAATCATCGTCGTTGCCGTGATCGTCGACCAGTACCGCAACAAACGCAAAGCCAAGCGCTGA
- a CDS encoding sugar ABC transporter ATP-binding protein, whose amino-acid sequence MASVNGEFLLEITHLTKGFPGVVALSDVQLRVRPGSVLALMGENGAGKSTLMKIIAGIYQPDAGELRLRGEPISFETPLQALQAGIAMIHQELNLMPYMTIAENIWLGREPLNALHMVDHGVMHRNTQELLDRLRMDLDPEELVGSLSIAGRQMVEIAKAVSYDSDVLIMDEPTSAITEKEVAHLFSIISDLKSQGKGIIYITHKMDEVFAIADEVAVFRDGAYIGLQSAESMDGDSLISMMVGRPLTQLFPERSAPTDKLLLSVRDLSLQGVFENVSFDLHAGEILGIAGLMGSGRTNVAETLFGVTPATSGEIIIDGEVVNMSDPCLAIRKGLALLTEDRKDTGIFACLSVQENMEVAVLSSHTSSGFVQQQRLHELCEEMRTQLRVKTPSLDQCIANLSGGNQQKALLARWLMTHPRILILDEPTRGIDVGAKAEIYRLIAALAGEGLAVIMISSELPEVLGMSDRVMVMHEGQVTGVLDREEATQERVMHLASGNTVIH is encoded by the coding sequence ATGGCCTCTGTGAACGGCGAGTTCCTGCTCGAAATCACTCACCTGACCAAAGGTTTCCCCGGCGTGGTTGCCCTGTCCGATGTGCAACTGCGGGTACGGCCCGGCAGTGTGCTGGCGTTGATGGGCGAAAACGGTGCGGGCAAGTCGACGCTGATGAAGATCATCGCCGGTATCTATCAGCCTGATGCCGGCGAGCTGCGCCTGCGTGGAGAGCCGATCAGCTTCGAGACGCCTTTGCAGGCCTTGCAGGCAGGCATCGCGATGATCCATCAGGAGCTTAACCTGATGCCCTACATGACCATCGCCGAGAACATCTGGCTGGGTCGCGAGCCCCTCAATGCGCTACACATGGTTGATCACGGGGTCATGCATCGAAACACACAAGAGTTACTCGACCGCCTGCGCATGGACCTGGACCCTGAAGAGCTGGTCGGCAGCCTGAGCATCGCCGGTCGGCAGATGGTCGAGATCGCCAAGGCGGTGTCTTACGACAGCGACGTACTGATCATGGATGAGCCGACCTCGGCCATTACCGAGAAAGAGGTAGCCCATCTGTTTTCGATCATCAGCGACCTCAAGAGCCAGGGTAAGGGCATTATCTACATCACCCACAAAATGGATGAAGTCTTTGCCATTGCCGATGAAGTGGCAGTGTTTCGTGATGGCGCTTACATCGGTCTGCAAAGTGCCGAGAGCATGGATGGCGACAGCCTGATTTCGATGATGGTCGGCCGGCCGCTGACTCAGCTGTTTCCCGAGCGCAGTGCACCCACCGACAAGTTACTGCTGTCGGTGCGCGACCTGAGCCTGCAAGGGGTATTCGAGAACGTCTCGTTCGACCTGCATGCCGGCGAGATTCTGGGTATCGCCGGGCTGATGGGCTCCGGGCGCACCAATGTTGCCGAGACCCTGTTCGGCGTGACCCCGGCCACTTCCGGCGAGATCATCATCGACGGTGAGGTGGTGAATATGAGTGACCCCTGCCTGGCGATTCGCAAGGGCCTGGCGTTGCTCACCGAAGATCGCAAGGACACCGGCATCTTTGCCTGCCTGAGCGTGCAGGAAAACATGGAGGTGGCGGTGCTCTCCAGCCATACCAGCAGCGGTTTCGTGCAGCAGCAGCGGCTGCACGAACTGTGTGAAGAGATGCGGACGCAGTTGCGCGTCAAGACCCCCTCACTGGACCAATGCATCGCCAACCTGTCTGGCGGCAACCAACAAAAGGCACTGCTGGCGCGCTGGCTGATGACCCACCCGCGGATTCTGATTCTTGATGAACCCACCCGTGGTATCGATGTGGGGGCCAAGGCCGAGATCTACCGGTTGATCGCCGCCCTGGCCGGTGAAGGCCTGGCGGTGATCATGATTTCTTCCGAATTGCCCGAAGTGCTCGGCATGAGCGACCGCGTCATGGTCATGCACGAGGGGCAGGTCACCGGTGTCCTGGATCGTGAGGAGGCGACCCAGGAGCGGGTCATGCACCTGGCGTCGGGCAACACCGTGATCCATTGA
- a CDS encoding sugar ABC transporter substrate-binding protein, which yields MQISRSLRTLFRPRGLLLAAVLTLGSTPVLAELKVGVTVGNLDNYIAYLVRAMQDRAKTVEGGASLQVEDSASDVVRQLGHVENFISQKVDVIIVNPADTAATAKITERATKAGIPLVYLNSRPEVAAFPAKVVFVGTDERAIGRLQMEYLARKMDGKGNLAIILGRLAHDDTRKRTQGVKDVLADYPAIKVVEEQSGDWQRDKGLDLMNNWILGGRAIDAVAANNDEMGIGAAMALQRAGASTVLVGGIDGTPDGLEAIKRKQLAVTVLRDPVAMGEGAVDAAVKLAHGEALQGDIWIPVHLVTPDNYAQFKQK from the coding sequence ATGCAAATCTCTCGTTCCCTGCGAACGCTTTTCCGTCCCCGTGGCCTGCTGTTGGCGGCTGTATTAACGCTGGGCAGTACGCCCGTTCTCGCCGAGCTGAAAGTCGGTGTCACGGTCGGCAACCTCGATAACTACATCGCCTACCTGGTGCGTGCCATGCAGGACCGCGCCAAGACCGTAGAGGGCGGTGCCAGCCTGCAGGTCGAGGATTCGGCCAGCGATGTGGTGCGCCAGCTCGGCCACGTCGAGAACTTCATTTCGCAGAAAGTCGACGTAATCATCGTCAACCCGGCCGACACCGCCGCCACCGCGAAGATCACCGAGCGTGCGACCAAGGCTGGTATACCTCTGGTGTATCTCAACAGTCGCCCTGAAGTCGCAGCGTTTCCCGCCAAGGTGGTGTTCGTCGGTACCGACGAGCGTGCCATCGGCCGTCTGCAGATGGAGTATCTGGCCAGGAAAATGGACGGCAAGGGCAATCTGGCGATCATCCTTGGCCGTCTGGCCCACGACGACACACGCAAGCGCACCCAAGGGGTCAAGGATGTACTGGCCGATTACCCCGCTATCAAGGTGGTTGAGGAGCAGTCCGGCGACTGGCAGCGCGACAAGGGCCTGGACCTGATGAACAACTGGATTCTGGGTGGCCGTGCAATTGATGCAGTCGCCGCGAACAACGACGAAATGGGCATTGGCGCGGCAATGGCGCTGCAACGTGCCGGTGCTTCCACGGTGCTGGTCGGTGGCATTGATGGCACACCTGATGGCCTCGAAGCGATCAAACGCAAGCAACTGGCGGTGACCGTGCTGCGTGACCCGGTGGCGATGGGCGAGGGCGCTGTCGATGCCGCCGTCAAGCTGGCTCACGGCGAGGCGCTGCAGGGCGACATCTGGATTCCCGTGCACCTGGTCACCCCGGACAACTACGCGCAATTCAAACAAAAATGA
- a CDS encoding maltoporin — MSRTTIKTGLAFCALVAAQPPAQALEFTGYLRGGLGTSSGSDSQRCFKLQGAQSKYRLGNECEQYAELSLEQEITKLDDGSTVGVFGMGSLYNQYDRTPTFNGERGEIRLPQAYGYWKNVAALNGGSLWAGRRYYKRNDIAISDFFYWNQSATGGGIENVEIGGLKYSLAFSRKDNFNQKDYVNRYDFNVAGFDTNPNGSLEVGVSYLDKPSNRPNANSGWAVTLQHKQQNFMGWNGVNTVALQRGQGPGTGLGSTGDNNLSSADVSYRVLDFFDWQITPRWGGQVAAVYQKDRRPNGDDLRWTSLGARLVYGISEQFKFSTEIGHDRVQAPAGTRQLSKITLAPTWSPKGPQFKSPTEVRLFYTYAAWNRAAQQAADLYDPDSALSSTGSFGSDLHGSNIGVHIDHSW, encoded by the coding sequence ATGAGCAGGACAACAATCAAGACCGGACTAGCTTTCTGCGCACTGGTGGCTGCACAACCGCCGGCGCAGGCACTGGAGTTCACCGGCTATTTGCGCGGCGGCCTCGGGACGTCTTCGGGGTCCGATTCCCAGCGCTGTTTCAAGCTGCAGGGCGCACAGTCGAAATATCGCCTTGGTAACGAGTGTGAGCAGTACGCCGAACTGTCGCTGGAGCAGGAGATCACCAAGCTCGATGACGGCTCCACCGTGGGCGTGTTTGGCATGGGCAGCCTGTACAACCAGTACGACCGCACGCCGACGTTCAATGGTGAGCGCGGTGAAATCCGCCTGCCTCAGGCCTACGGCTACTGGAAGAATGTGGCGGCTCTTAACGGCGGCTCTTTGTGGGCGGGGCGGCGTTACTACAAACGTAATGACATCGCCATTTCTGACTTCTTCTACTGGAACCAGAGTGCCACCGGGGGCGGCATCGAGAACGTCGAGATCGGCGGGCTGAAGTACAGTCTGGCGTTCTCGCGCAAGGACAACTTCAACCAGAAGGACTACGTCAATCGTTACGACTTCAACGTCGCAGGCTTTGACACCAACCCCAATGGCAGCCTGGAAGTCGGGGTGAGCTATCTGGACAAACCCTCCAACCGGCCCAATGCCAACAGCGGCTGGGCAGTGACCTTGCAGCATAAACAGCAGAACTTCATGGGCTGGAACGGCGTGAACACCGTCGCGCTGCAACGCGGGCAGGGTCCGGGCACCGGGCTGGGCAGTACCGGCGACAACAACCTGAGCAGTGCGGATGTGTCTTACCGGGTGCTCGATTTCTTCGACTGGCAGATCACACCACGCTGGGGTGGCCAGGTCGCTGCCGTGTACCAGAAAGACCGGCGACCCAACGGTGATGACCTGCGCTGGACCTCGCTCGGTGCGCGTCTGGTCTACGGCATCAGCGAGCAGTTCAAGTTCTCCACTGAAATCGGCCATGACCGCGTACAGGCTCCGGCTGGCACCCGGCAACTGAGCAAGATCACCCTGGCGCCGACCTGGTCACCCAAAGGGCCACAATTCAAATCGCCCACCGAGGTGCGTCTGTTCTACACCTACGCCGCCTGGAACCGCGCCGCTCAGCAAGCTGCGGACCTCTATGACCCTGACTCGGCGTTGTCCAGCACCGGCAGCTTCGGCTCGGACCTGCATGGCTCTAACATCGGCGTGCACATCGATCACAGCTGGTAA
- a CDS encoding sugar ABC transporter substrate-binding protein produces MRLKPRFAAIALSLLMTSTAALADIRIGVSMSTFDDNWLTYLREYLSTKAKTEGVTLQFEDARNDVVKQLNQVQSFTSQGVDAIIVNPVDTAATKGINEAAIKAGIPLVYINRKPDDPKLPERAVTVTSDDKEAGRLQAEYIADKLGGKGQVAILLGDLTNNSTQNRTAGFKEVLAKHPNIKIVEEQTGLWQRDKGMDLTSNWLLAGKQIDAVLSNNDEMGIGAAMALRQAGKKDVLVGGVDGTPDGLASIKRGLLTVSVFQDARGQAEGSLEAAVKLINKQPVEKNILIPFRLITVDNLAQFQALTKQ; encoded by the coding sequence ATGCGCCTCAAGCCACGTTTTGCCGCTATCGCTCTTTCGCTGTTGATGACAAGTACTGCCGCGCTTGCGGACATCAGAATCGGGGTCAGCATGTCGACCTTCGATGACAACTGGCTCACCTACCTGCGTGAATACCTGAGCACCAAGGCCAAGACCGAGGGGGTAACGCTGCAGTTCGAAGATGCCCGCAACGATGTGGTCAAACAGCTCAACCAGGTGCAAAGCTTCACCAGTCAGGGAGTCGACGCGATCATCGTCAACCCGGTGGACACGGCTGCGACCAAGGGCATCAACGAGGCGGCCATCAAGGCCGGCATTCCGTTGGTCTATATCAATCGCAAACCGGACGATCCAAAGCTGCCTGAGCGTGCGGTCACGGTGACGTCGGACGACAAGGAAGCCGGACGTCTGCAGGCCGAGTACATTGCCGACAAGCTCGGCGGCAAAGGCCAGGTCGCCATTCTGCTCGGTGATCTGACCAACAACTCGACGCAAAACCGCACCGCTGGATTCAAGGAAGTACTGGCCAAACACCCCAACATCAAGATTGTTGAAGAACAGACCGGCCTGTGGCAGCGCGACAAGGGCATGGACCTGACCAGCAACTGGTTGCTGGCGGGCAAGCAGATTGACGCAGTGCTGTCGAATAATGACGAGATGGGCATCGGCGCGGCCATGGCCCTGCGTCAGGCCGGGAAAAAAGATGTATTGGTTGGCGGTGTCGACGGTACGCCTGATGGTCTCGCGTCGATCAAGCGTGGTTTGCTGACGGTATCGGTATTCCAGGACGCCCGGGGCCAGGCCGAGGGCTCGCTGGAGGCTGCCGTCAAGTTGATCAACAAGCAGCCGGTCGAGAAGAACATTCTGATTCCGTTTCGTCTGATCACCGTCGACAACCTGGCCCAATTCCAGGCGCTGACCAAGCAATAG
- a CDS encoding LacI family DNA-binding transcriptional regulator: MSENPPLVRRRPTMQDVADRAGVSVSTVDRVLSLRAKVRGDTAQRIAEAAAQLGFHASGVLERRVANARPVMRVGFVLQKRGTAFYQGLAQALNTAATVCEHAQVRVVISYLDNLDPLATAQRLLALQGEIDALGVVVPDHPAIRTAVSSLRESGMAVLSLVSELGGVGYVGLDNRKVGRTAAWFIRQLAAQPGPVAVLLGTQRFQCQELGEMSFRSFWAEQGDDWELLSPRLTLEDEAYAYENTLDLFSARPDLAGLYVGGGGIEGVLPALRELRAARGALPPVICHDLTAITRSALAEGLVQAVLSHPLPALAEQALAALTQPGDAHAEKHWLALQLSVAESI; the protein is encoded by the coding sequence ATGTCAGAGAATCCCCCCTTGGTTCGCCGCCGACCCACCATGCAGGATGTAGCCGACAGGGCCGGTGTGAGCGTCTCGACGGTGGATAGGGTGCTGAGCTTGCGCGCCAAGGTGCGCGGTGACACCGCACAGCGGATCGCCGAGGCGGCGGCCCAGCTCGGTTTTCACGCCAGCGGGGTACTTGAGCGGCGGGTGGCCAATGCGCGGCCGGTTATGCGCGTAGGCTTTGTTCTGCAAAAGCGCGGCACGGCGTTCTATCAAGGTCTTGCTCAAGCGCTCAATACCGCGGCCACGGTCTGTGAACACGCTCAGGTGCGGGTCGTGATCAGCTATCTGGACAACCTGGATCCGCTCGCCACTGCCCAGCGCTTGCTGGCATTGCAAGGCGAGATCGATGCGCTGGGGGTGGTGGTGCCCGATCATCCGGCGATCCGCACGGCGGTAAGCAGCTTGCGTGAATCGGGCATGGCAGTGCTGTCGCTGGTGTCCGAGCTGGGCGGTGTGGGCTATGTCGGCCTGGATAACCGCAAGGTCGGGCGCACTGCTGCCTGGTTCATCCGACAACTGGCGGCACAGCCCGGACCGGTCGCTGTGTTGCTGGGCACTCAGCGTTTTCAATGCCAAGAGTTGGGCGAAATGAGCTTTCGTTCGTTCTGGGCCGAGCAGGGCGATGACTGGGAATTGCTATCGCCGCGCCTGACCCTGGAGGACGAGGCGTATGCCTATGAGAACACGCTTGATCTGTTCAGTGCCCGGCCCGACCTGGCCGGTCTCTACGTCGGCGGCGGCGGAATAGAGGGGGTATTACCGGCATTACGCGAGTTGCGTGCGGCACGCGGCGCATTGCCGCCGGTGATCTGTCATGACCTCACTGCCATTACCCGCAGCGCTCTGGCTGAGGGGCTGGTGCAGGCGGTGTTGTCCCACCCGTTGCCGGCACTGGCCGAGCAGGCGCTGGCAGCGCTGACTCAGCCAGGCGATGCGCACGCCGAGAAACACTGGCTGGCATTGCAACTGAGCGTGGCAGAGAGCATCTAG
- a CDS encoding TIM barrel protein, translated as MAMHICTAPCCWGIDDINNPYLPPWTRVLDEASQAGYHGLELGPIGYMPLDAGPLAEALGERQLRIVAGTIFDNLVAPTNLANLLDQTHQICALLRQLPAIAMEPGQRYGAPYLVVMDWGHEERDYAAGHSDRAPRLAPAQWQAMMDHIRQIAELAWQEYRVRAVIHPHAGGYIEFADELARLTQDIPYQTAGLCLDTGHLYYAGMDPVATLRQYAAHTDYLHFKDIDQAVFEQVLGERIRFFDACAKGVMCPIGRGVIDYPAIRRLLAELDYHGHITVEQERDPRNAAGSLQDVAASRQFLITAGFTGVAA; from the coding sequence ATGGCCATGCACATCTGCACCGCCCCTTGCTGCTGGGGCATCGACGACATCAACAATCCCTACCTGCCGCCCTGGACACGGGTGCTGGACGAAGCCTCCCAGGCCGGCTACCACGGCCTGGAACTCGGCCCCATCGGCTACATGCCGCTCGACGCCGGGCCATTGGCTGAGGCGCTGGGCGAGCGGCAGTTGCGTATCGTCGCGGGCACCATTTTCGATAACCTGGTGGCGCCGACCAACCTCGCCAACCTGCTCGACCAGACTCACCAGATCTGCGCCCTGCTGCGCCAGTTGCCAGCCATTGCCATGGAGCCGGGGCAGCGTTATGGCGCGCCTTATCTGGTGGTCATGGACTGGGGCCACGAAGAGCGCGACTACGCCGCCGGACACAGCGACCGCGCCCCGCGTCTGGCTCCTGCGCAGTGGCAGGCGATGATGGATCACATCCGCCAGATCGCCGAACTGGCCTGGCAGGAATATCGCGTGCGTGCGGTCATTCACCCGCACGCGGGCGGCTACATCGAATTCGCCGATGAGCTTGCCCGGTTGACACAGGACATCCCCTACCAGACGGCCGGGCTGTGCCTGGACACCGGTCACCTTTACTACGCCGGCATGGACCCGGTCGCCACCCTGCGCCAGTACGCCGCCCACACCGACTACCTGCACTTCAAAGACATTGATCAGGCGGTGTTCGAGCAGGTATTGGGCGAACGCATCCGCTTCTTTGATGCCTGCGCCAAGGGCGTGATGTGTCCGATCGGTCGGGGCGTGATCGACTACCCGGCGATTCGTCGGTTGCTTGCCGAGCTCGATTACCACGGCCATATCACCGTCGAACAGGAGCGCGATCCGCGTAACGCCGCTGGCAGCCTGCAAGACGTCGCCGCCAGCCGCCAGTTTCTCATCACCGCCGGATTCACAGGAGTCGCCGCATGA
- a CDS encoding Gfo/Idh/MocA family protein, giving the protein MINGSKRIAQPIRWAMVGGGSASQIGYIHRSAALRDQNFELVAGAFDIDAERGRSFGVQLGVSAERCYPDYLSLFEQEAQRPDGIQAVSVATPNGTHFAITQAALEAGLHVVCEKPLCFTLEQAEILRHLAKARNRIVGVTYGYAGHQLIEQARAMIAADELGEIRLVHMQFAHGFHSAPVEARNAATQWRVDPRLAGPSYVLGDVGTHPLYLSEVMLPQLRIKRLMCSRQSFVKSRAPLEDNAYTLMEYEGGAMGMVWSSAVNAGSMHGQKIRVIGSRASLEWWDERPNQLSFEIQGQPAQILERGMGYLHPDALLDDRIGGGHPEGLFEAWSNLYYRFALAMDASDRDDQQTLSTLRYPDIEAGVKGVRWVERCVASADQGAIWVDY; this is encoded by the coding sequence ATGATCAATGGAAGCAAACGTATCGCCCAACCCATCCGCTGGGCCATGGTCGGCGGCGGATCAGCCAGCCAGATCGGCTATATCCACCGCAGCGCCGCCCTGCGCGACCAGAACTTTGAACTGGTCGCCGGTGCGTTCGACATCGACGCCGAACGGGGTCGCAGCTTCGGCGTACAACTGGGCGTCAGCGCCGAACGCTGCTACCCCGACTACCTGAGCCTGTTCGAACAGGAAGCGCAGCGCCCCGATGGCATTCAGGCAGTCTCGGTGGCCACGCCCAATGGCACTCACTTCGCGATTACCCAGGCCGCGCTGGAAGCCGGGTTGCATGTGGTTTGCGAGAAGCCGCTGTGTTTTACCCTGGAGCAAGCCGAGATTCTGCGGCACCTCGCCAAAGCCCGTAACCGGATCGTCGGGGTCACCTACGGCTATGCCGGGCACCAGTTGATCGAGCAGGCCCGCGCCATGATTGCCGCCGACGAGTTGGGCGAGATCCGCCTGGTGCACATGCAGTTCGCCCATGGTTTTCACAGCGCCCCGGTGGAAGCCCGGAACGCGGCCACCCAATGGCGCGTCGACCCGCGTCTGGCCGGCCCCAGCTATGTGCTCGGCGATGTCGGCACCCACCCGCTGTACCTCTCTGAGGTGATGCTGCCGCAGTTGAGGATCAAGCGCTTGATGTGCTCGCGGCAGAGCTTCGTGAAAAGCCGCGCACCGCTGGAAGACAACGCCTACACCTTGATGGAATACGAAGGCGGTGCCATGGGCATGGTCTGGTCCAGCGCGGTCAATGCCGGCTCCATGCACGGCCAGAAGATTCGCGTCATCGGCTCGCGGGCCAGCCTTGAATGGTGGGACGAGCGGCCCAACCAGTTGTCGTTTGAAATCCAGGGGCAGCCGGCGCAGATCCTGGAGCGGGGTATGGGCTATCTGCATCCCGACGCGTTGCTCGATGACCGCATCGGCGGTGGTCACCCGGAAGGCCTGTTTGAGGCCTGGTCGAACCTCTACTACCGCTTCGCCCTGGCCATGGACGCCAGCGACCGTGATGACCAGCAAACGCTAAGCACCCTGCGCTATCCGGATATCGAGGCTGGTGTTAAAGGAGTGCGTTGGGTTGAACGCTGTGTGGCGTCAGCAGACCAGGGTGCGATCTGGGTCGACTATTAA
- a CDS encoding sugar phosphate isomerase/epimerase family protein has translation MRIALDPNMYRFLSIRETIDKAAELGYEWIELSPRDDILPFYKYPRVDKAKIKEIKTALRDAGVGLSSLLPVYHWAGPDEELRKAAVRNWKRVVQIAVELDCPLINTEFAGKADEALVCENQFMKSMEELLPIFEREGIKVDIQAHPYDFCERNNESVDLIRGLDTDIVNYLYAAPHTFFYDDGKGDIASMLKYAGDKLTHVIIADTWNHRASSGLRYIVNPPGVVATVHQHFDIGQGEVNWDAFFGTLREMKFDGIATVAVFGQEERADESSRFMLERVRSELMR, from the coding sequence ATGCGTATCGCTCTTGACCCCAATATGTATCGCTTCCTGTCCATTCGAGAAACCATCGACAAGGCCGCGGAGCTTGGTTACGAATGGATCGAACTGTCGCCGCGCGACGACATCCTGCCGTTCTACAAATACCCGCGCGTAGACAAGGCCAAAATCAAGGAGATCAAGACCGCACTGCGCGATGCCGGGGTCGGTCTGTCTTCGCTGTTGCCGGTGTACCACTGGGCCGGGCCTGATGAAGAACTGCGCAAGGCGGCCGTGCGCAACTGGAAGCGTGTGGTACAGATTGCCGTGGAGCTGGACTGCCCGTTGATCAACACCGAGTTCGCGGGCAAGGCCGACGAAGCACTGGTGTGCGAAAACCAGTTCATGAAGTCCATGGAAGAACTGTTGCCGATATTCGAGCGTGAGGGCATCAAGGTCGACATCCAGGCGCATCCGTACGATTTTTGCGAGCGTAATAACGAATCGGTTGATCTGATTCGTGGTCTCGACACGGACATCGTCAATTATCTCTACGCTGCGCCGCACACCTTCTTCTATGACGACGGCAAGGGCGATATCGCCTCTATGCTCAAGTACGCGGGTGACAAGCTGACCCACGTGATCATCGCCGACACCTGGAACCACCGGGCTTCGTCGGGGCTGCGCTATATCGTCAACCCGCCCGGTGTGGTCGCCACCGTGCACCAGCACTTCGACATCGGCCAGGGCGAGGTCAACTGGGATGCCTTCTTCGGTACCTTGCGTGAGATGAAGTTCGACGGCATTGCCACGGTGGCGGTGTTCGGCCAGGAAGAACGGGCCGACGAGTCGAGCCGCTTCATGCTTGAGCGGGTGCGCAGCGAGTTGATGCGCTGA